One Nicotiana tomentosiformis chromosome 4, ASM39032v3, whole genome shotgun sequence genomic window carries:
- the LOC104101893 gene encoding flocculation protein FLO11, translated as MEVAIPYNEMDNFEFSARSSPFTSPPSTPKPFNGDYYFSAPPSPSHLSQFYREFNSLFLADNNVEISSHVSGDDFAFDISQELEKSSVSAEELFVGGMIKPLKPSHISQTQTRNKKQETEHPFVISAEKNTRKSSTTERESRAKQRVSSNGSMSSSSSRRETRSLSPMRISQYQWEEQEEEEEEEERKRRSNSACSALTSSFSNKGSRKWRFKDFFLFRSASEGRASDKDPLKKYTAAYKAGKNSSFKGNDSPISSSSKAIVTTRRKKGQVSAHELHYTVNRAVSSDLKKRTFLPYKQGILGQLAFNPAVHALANGFGLSRKS; from the coding sequence ATGGAAGTAGCGATACCCTATAATGAAATGGATAATTTCGAGTTCAGTGCAAGATCATCACCATTTACTAGTCCACCTTCTACACCAAAACCCTTCAATGGTGATTATTACTTTAGTGCTCCTCCTAGTCCTTCTCATCTCTCTCAATTTTATCGTGAATTCAACAGTTTGTTCTTAGCTGATAATAATGTTGAAATTTCCAGCCATGTTAGTGGAGATGACTTTGCTTTTGATATTAGTCAAGAATTGGAAAAAAGTTCTGTTTCAGCTGAAGAATTGTTTGTTGGTGGTATGATCAAGCCTTTAAAACCATCCCATATTTCACAAACTCAAACAAGAAACAAAAAACAAGAAACTGAACACCCTTTTGTTATTTCTGCtgaaaaaaatacaagaaaaagTAGTACAACAGAAAGGGAAAGTAGGGCAAAACAGAGAGTTTCATCAAATGGGAGTATGTCATCTTCTTCAAGTAGAAGAGAAACAAGATCACTTTCTCCTATGAGAATTTCTCAATATCAATgggaagaacaagaagaagaagaggaagaagaagaaagaaagcgAAGATCTAATTCTGCGTGTTCAGCTTTGACTTCATCATTTTCTAATAAAGGAAGCAGAAAATGGAGATTTAAAGATTTTTTCTTATTTAGGAGTGCATCAGAAGGAAGAGCATCAGATAAAGATCCACTAAAGAAATATACTGCAGCTTATAAAGCAGGAAAAAACTCAAGTTTTAAGGGAAATGATAGTCCTATTTCTTCTTCATCTAAAGCTATTGTTACAACAAGAAGGAAAAAAGGACAAGTTTCAGCTCATGAATTGCATTATACAGTGAATAGAGCAGTTTCATCTGATTTGAAAAAGAGAACTTTCTTGCCATATAAACAAGGGATTTTGGGACAATTGGCTTTTAATCCTGCAGTTCATGCATTGGCTAATGGCTTTGGATTATCACGCAAATCATGA